The sequence below is a genomic window from Leptotrichia sp. oral taxon 215 str. W9775.
TTTTTTATTCTATTTTTTTATTTCATTTTCTAAATCATCATCAATCAGTATCTGATTATCATAACTTATAATTCCTTTTTCCTTTAACTGGTCATAGATTCTTGATGCCCTGTTAAATCCTATTCTCAATTCACGCTGCAGCAGGGATATGGAAACTTTTTTCTCCTGTTTTATTATCTCTATCGCATTTTCAAAGTAAGGATCCACATTAACATCATTTTCCTGTGTTTCCACAAGAATTTCATCCCTATATTTTACCTTTCTGCTTGATTTCAGCATAGAAGTAAGGTTTGTAACTTCTTCATCTGAAATGAATGCTCCCTGTATTCTTTCAAGTTTTGAAGAACCATTTTCAAGCAGAAGCATATCTCCCTGACCTAGCAGTTTTTCCGCTCCTGCAGAATCCAGTATAGTTCTTGAATCTATCTGGGATCTCAGTGCAAATGAAATTCTGCTTGGAAGATTTGCCTTTATCATACCTGTTATAACATCTGTTGACGGACGCTGAGTAGCCACCACAAGGTGAATTCCCACCGCTCTCGCCTTCTGGGCAATTCTCGCAATGGATTCCTCCACACTTCCTGAAGCAACCATCATAAGGTCTGCCAGCTCATCTATTATTATAACAATATAAGGCATTTTTTCAACATACTTCAAGGAATTGTAGCTCTTAATGTTTCTAACTCCATTTTCCATAAGCTGTTTGTATCTGTTTTCCATTTCATTTACTGCCCATTTCAAAGCTATTGCAGCTTGCTGAGGGTCGATTATGACAGGAACAAGCAGGTGAGGTATGTCATTGTAAGGCATAAGTTCCACCATCTTCGGATCCACCATAATAAACTTTACTTCTTTTTCGGATTTCTTTGATATCAGTGTTGCTATCAGAGTATTTACTGCCACTGATTTACCTGAACCGGTCTGCCCGGCTATAAGCAGATGCGGCATTTTAGTAATATCTATTATTTTGTCTCTTCCGACAATGTCCTTACCTAAAATTACGTTCAGTTCTCCCTTTTCCAGTTCCTTATTCTGTATTATATTGGAGAAATGTACAGGTTCCTTTATTTTATTAGGAGTTTCTATACCAATTGTATTTTTCCCCGGAATAGGCGCTTCTATTCTTATGCTTTCAGCCGCAAGATTCATTGCAATGTCATCTGAAAGGGAAGTAACTTTACTAACCTTCACTCCGGCAGGAATTGTAATCTCATATCTTGTAATTGTCGGTCCGTATTCATAATTTACAACCTTTGCATCTATTCCAAACTGTTTAAGTACATTTTCCAGATGATTGACATTGTCAATAATACTTTTTTCAATTTCAAATTTCTTTTCCATATCCATAGGCTTAATCTTAAATATTTCTTCTATGGATTTTTTTAGTAGCTCATTATACCCTTTATCTGTATTAAGTCTTGCCGCTTCAGCCTTTTTAAGATTTTCTTCCAGTTCCTTCTGTCTTTTTATGGCCTCCACATCTTCAAATGCTTCTATTTTAGGAATAACCATTTCTTCATGATGATTTTCCACTTTCTTATTTTCTTTTTTAACTGTTTTATCTCCTGCAGATTTTATTTCTTCTGATACTGCTGTTTTTACTTCCTTCTGAAGTTCCTTTTCAGCAGAAGGTTTTACATTAACCTGACTGTTTTGAAGAGTTTCTTTATT
It includes:
- a CDS encoding DNA translocase FtsK, translating into MNKKVKGISFIVLGMFLTYLLVNRRGIETSNNSEGNFLFLFLNFFTLIAGKMGWIIIGLVFVAGLAYLIKKEVKISRKKELTGAICLLAISLLFIREDIVTPLPDSFTDAGRIILELGFGRESGGIVGSLVAMPLYKIIATTVMGIFLWAVVGLSIVYLLSTPLEYIYEWIKGVRQYYRSDEYKEKATLLKAKKMSEKLKRTDYKKYQKEEMKKRIIESRNQKLSFELAKKPKDSFLDKTEVYSDEELAKKEKEWTEFSKKMENDKVAAEKEKVAVKSERKPENSKVEEKKTEVKKQEEQQVKTAEKPELQKTVAENTKVSQENNTPEVKIPENKETLQNSQVNVKPSAEKELQKEVKTAVSEEIKSAGDKTVKKENKKVENHHEEMVIPKIEAFEDVEAIKRQKELEENLKKAEAARLNTDKGYNELLKKSIEEIFKIKPMDMEKKFEIEKSIIDNVNHLENVLKQFGIDAKVVNYEYGPTITRYEITIPAGVKVSKVTSLSDDIAMNLAAESIRIEAPIPGKNTIGIETPNKIKEPVHFSNIIQNKELEKGELNVILGKDIVGRDKIIDITKMPHLLIAGQTGSGKSVAVNTLIATLISKKSEKEVKFIMVDPKMVELMPYNDIPHLLVPVIIDPQQAAIALKWAVNEMENRYKQLMENGVRNIKSYNSLKYVEKMPYIVIIIDELADLMMVASGSVEESIARIAQKARAVGIHLVVATQRPSTDVITGMIKANLPSRISFALRSQIDSRTILDSAGAEKLLGQGDMLLLENGSSKLERIQGAFISDEEVTNLTSMLKSSRKVKYRDEILVETQENDVNVDPYFENAIEIIKQEKKVSISLLQRELRIGFNRASRIYDQLKEKGIISYDNQILIDDDLENEIKK